The genomic region TCTCCCTCGTACCCGGGTATCAAAAACCCCAAGGATTTTTAAAAATTGCCAAATATTTTGGGGACGACATCTACAAAGACAAAGACTGGAAAGCATACGATGCTGAAAAAAGCTAATATTTAACCTCCAACTACCTATGATAAACAACCTTCCAAAAATTTTAATAGTCTCTTTTATCAGTTTACTGATCGGTTGTGCTTCCGAAGAGAAAAAAGAAAATGAAGAAGCTTCAGCAGAAGCCATTTTAAATCCGCTTGAAAAGGCCCTTAGCAGCAAAGACACACTTATTGCTAAAGTGATGGAAAATCCAGAGGACTACGAATTGCAGATTATCTTTACCGAGATCAACCGTGGAGATAGCAAAGTAACTTTTAAGGATTACAGCTACCAAGTTGATGACTCTGTATATTTCTATCCAGCAAGTAGTGTAAAATTTCCCATTGCGGTTCTCGCCCTCGAAAAGTTAAATAAAGATGCGCGCTTTAACAGAAAAACTCCTTTTTACATAGAAGGGGATAGTGTAGAAACTACTTTCGAAAAAGAAATCAATAAAATATTTGCGGTAAGCGATAATGATGCTTACAACCGCCTTTATGAATATTTAGGTAAAGATTATATCAACAAAATATTACATGAGAAAGGCTTGGAAGCTGTGAGAATAAGTCACCGTCTTTCCATACCCAACGCCAATGATCTTGAAAACAAACCGCTGCTCTTTAGGGTAAACGATACGCTTACAGAAATTCCTGGTAGTGTTAATTCACCCATCGATACGCTTCGTATTAAAAGCCTTTATAAAGGAAAAGGATACACACAAGGTGATTCTTTAATTAGCCAACCGATGGATTTTTCATTAAAAAACTATCTTCCGGTAACGACCCTGCATCATATTATGAAGAGGGTTATATTCCCAGAGAATTTTTCTGAAAAAGAGCAATTTCACTCAAGTGAAGATGATCGTAGTTTCCTTCTAACATCCATGTCTTCCCTTCCAAAAGAACATGGCTACGATCCCGAGGAATATTACGATAGCTACGGGAAGTTTTATATGTATGGCGATAGCAAAGACACCATCCCAGACCATATAAAAATCTACAACAAAGTGGGTTATGCCTATGGCTATTTAACCGATTGCGCGTATATAAAAGACACTAAGAACAATGTTGAATTCTTGGTTACTACTACCATTCATGTAAATAAAAACAAAATTTACAACGATGGTTTGTACGAATACAAAGAAGAAGGCATCCCATTTCTGGCCGCATTGGGAAGGGAATTATACAACATCGAAAAAAACAAGGAATAAAATGAGAAAAAGTATATCCATTTTGTTTTTTATACTGCTAATAACTTTTTCTATTTCAGGTAAGATGAATGCACAGGAATTTAATTTAGAATTTGATCACCATGCCATATTGGTACAGGATTTAACGGAAAGTTCGAACTTTTACTTAAACATTATCGGTTTAAAGGAAATTGAAAACAAGACTCAAAAAAAACACATCCGTTGGTTTTCTTTGGGAGGAAAGACATCCTTACACGTAATCGAGGATAAAACACATAGTGTCCCTGATGTAAAAGGTGTTCATTTTGCTTTGAGCACTAAAGATTTAGACGGATTTATAGCACATCTAAGGAATAATAAGGTGAACTTTGAAAATTGGCCTGGCGAACCAAACACTACTAATACCCGTCCGGATGGCGTGCGTCAAATTTATTTAAAAGACCCTAACGGCTATTGGATTGAAGTGAACGAAAACTAAAAAAATTATCGTTTATGGACATAAGCATCAACATCCAAAAAGAAACCGTTCTTTCCGATAATTGGTATGTCCTTAAGAGAATTGACTTCAGTTTTAAAAACAAGAAAGGAGAATGGAAATCGGTACATCGCGAAGTATACGATCGAGGTAATGGAGCGGCAATTCTTTTATACAACAAACTAAAAAAAACAGTTATTCTTACCCGGCAATTTAGAATGCCCACTTATTTAAACGACAATTCCAATGGAATGATGATTGAAGTACCAGCCGGTATTATCGAAAATGAGGATGCAGAAACTTCCATTATTAGGGAAACGGACGAAGAGACTGGTTACAAAATACAGGAAGTAACAAAAGTAATGGAAACTTACACGTCTCCCGGAGCTGTAACAGAACGACTCTATCTTTTTGTAGCGGAATATAATGATAGAATGAAAGTTCACGAAGGCGGCGGACTGGAAAGTGAAAATGAAGAAATAGAGGTTTTTGAGATTTCCTTTGAAAAAGCCTTGAAACTCATCTCGGAGGGTACCATAAAAGATGCCAAAACAATTATGTTATTGCAGTATGCAAAACTGGAAAATCTTATTTAGAAAATCCTGTTAAAAGCAAAAGCCAGGCTATTTTAACGTTTTCAATAGCCTGGCTTTTTATATTGTAAAAAGATTTCTAAATTTTTAATCCTGCCTTACATTCCCTCGAATTTGTTCCTCCTCGGTAATGTAATTGGATAAATTTATAGCCGTTTCTATTAGCGCTAGATGGGAATATGCCTGCGGAAAATTCCCTAATAATCTTTTTGTTTTAAAGTCAATATCTTCACTAAACAACCCTAGATGATTACTGTAAGAGAGTAATTTTTCAAAAAGTTCCACTGCCTTATCGTGTTCCCCAATTTTATTCAATGCGTTGATATACCAAAAAGTACAAATGGTAAAAGAAGAAGAAGGTAAGCCAAAATCATCCTGATTTTTGTACCTGTAAAGAAGTCCGTCATTGCTAAGT from Galbibacter sp. BG1 harbors:
- a CDS encoding serine hydrolase: MINNLPKILIVSFISLLIGCASEEKKENEEASAEAILNPLEKALSSKDTLIAKVMENPEDYELQIIFTEINRGDSKVTFKDYSYQVDDSVYFYPASSVKFPIAVLALEKLNKDARFNRKTPFYIEGDSVETTFEKEINKIFAVSDNDAYNRLYEYLGKDYINKILHEKGLEAVRISHRLSIPNANDLENKPLLFRVNDTLTEIPGSVNSPIDTLRIKSLYKGKGYTQGDSLISQPMDFSLKNYLPVTTLHHIMKRVIFPENFSEKEQFHSSEDDRSFLLTSMSSLPKEHGYDPEEYYDSYGKFYMYGDSKDTIPDHIKIYNKVGYAYGYLTDCAYIKDTKNNVEFLVTTTIHVNKNKIYNDGLYEYKEEGIPFLAALGRELYNIEKNKE
- a CDS encoding VOC family protein, with amino-acid sequence MRKSISILFFILLITFSISGKMNAQEFNLEFDHHAILVQDLTESSNFYLNIIGLKEIENKTQKKHIRWFSLGGKTSLHVIEDKTHSVPDVKGVHFALSTKDLDGFIAHLRNNKVNFENWPGEPNTTNTRPDGVRQIYLKDPNGYWIEVNEN
- a CDS encoding NUDIX domain-containing protein produces the protein MDISINIQKETVLSDNWYVLKRIDFSFKNKKGEWKSVHREVYDRGNGAAILLYNKLKKTVILTRQFRMPTYLNDNSNGMMIEVPAGIIENEDAETSIIRETDEETGYKIQEVTKVMETYTSPGAVTERLYLFVAEYNDRMKVHEGGGLESENEEIEVFEISFEKALKLISEGTIKDAKTIMLLQYAKLENLI